Part of the Onthophagus taurus isolate NC chromosome 11, IU_Otau_3.0, whole genome shotgun sequence genome is shown below.
agtgtaATATGCATCATACACAAATCGCGtgttgcaataccaatactgtgatattggttgcatacttgtaatgatgacgtgtcgggtacgataattaattaacacactgtacttTTTAACGTACACATATGTATGTagttattcgaaaaaaatattaatatattatattttaatggtaatgTATTATTTGCTGCCGCTACTTACTatgttcattttaaaataagttcAATACTAAACCTCACCACTCACCTGGTTGGTTTATTACGCAACCGTCAATAAGTACGGTAACACTgtcatttttcttaatttttgttcaaaataatgaataaaccgctttttttttgtgtgaaTTTACTTTACTAAGACTTCCACGTCATATGGTATGAgaatcgttaaaaaataaaaccataaatttcgtcatttttaacatttttgcaaattattcTCGACAACCGCGGAAACCTTAATGTAAGTACTTGTACATAGGTATAcagtgatacaataaagtctacatacagcccggaaaatgataatatctcagctccccaaatgtaattcaatgaaagtttttaacaaaacatgtaAGAAGTCCatattatttccatattttacataaaaactatataagtTATTAATCGAGGGGAACACAAAACAATCATAtctttaactcaaaaaagtctacatacagtcCTAAAAAAAGTCTAtcagtgtccgttatagctcaataaacATATACAACTATCTAGgtgtaatgttagttctagagacaGTAGTAAGTAGcgtagttagcataagatattatgttgcacatttttattgaactaaaatgttcgggtttagcagtcttcAGAGACGTACAgctaagcccgaatgtttctagttctaggtctaatgttagttctagagacagtggtaagtagcgctagttagcataagaactagaactaacactagactaatCTTCAAGgatatttaataaagttcCACAATCCTATCAAAccgaaataaaacaatttatttatgatatgtaGTCGGGGAACATCATACCGCCGAAtgtatccgttacttttgggaaACCGTGTATATGTGCGGAAAAAAGATTTATCTATGTACCAAGGCAGTGAAGTGTCTCTTGAAATCACTTTGCTGACTTGGTACatagatacattttttttcgcacatatataaataaactttcaGATATAATTTCGTCGTAGTTGGACGAGAATATTATAGAAGTGAAGATGTTTGTTGctactatttttttaatacttgttATAACAGCAATAAATTCAACTTCTGCTTGTGgtaagtttattaataaaaatcacaaaCAACCAAAGACGGTAGAATCTAAGAGGACTGCCACATCGTTTATTCTTTCGTTTGTAGTGGACTACAAAAGAGTAagggatgtagcagtcctcttAAATTCTACCGCACTTacaaaacaactaaaaaaacattttataatgtCAGGACCTTATTACTGGAAAATATGCGATGGAGCAGTTCCGGATGATGCTGTTTTAACTGAAGATACAACGATTTTTGTAAGTCGTGTCTGTGCAGGAGGACGTAAGTTAtacacaattattattaatttaaacttaaatactGAATTATATTTACAGATCACGACCGCATGAGTTGTTATACAGCGACATACAATTCAATAGATATGACTTCTACGGCTAACGTTAACAGACATagagatattttttataaaaatcgtatggtaacttattaaattaaaatacattaataataaataaaatttaaaacgaattttGATTCAGATTTTATGTACATCTAATCCAGAACTTTTACGATGGGAATTCGTTAATATTGAAAGCTTGACAGGagattttctaaataaagttgtatccGCTGGTTCTTTAGACGGAACTGATAGGTATGTTGGAAAGGTGTTTCACGAAAACGAATGGAAAATTTCGACGGTAGAACCAGGAAAGGGTTTACTGATTTGGGCAAACGAAGACGGAACTGACGTTGTGGTAACCGATTTTCAAGTACTTGTAATTCAATAATTTTCCCAAAGGCAGAATCAAGTTATGTTCAAG
Proteins encoded:
- the LOC139431665 gene encoding uncharacterized protein, which produces MFVATIFLILVITAINSTSACGPYYWKICDGAVPDDAVLTEDTTIFVSRVCAGGHHDRMSCYTATYNSIDMTSTANVNRHRDIFYKNRMILCTSNPELLRWEFVNIESLTGDFLNKVVSAGSLDGTDRYVGKVFHENEWKISTVEPGKGLLIWANEDGTDVVVTDFQVLVIQ